From a single Streptomyces liliifuscus genomic region:
- a CDS encoding roadblock/LC7 domain-containing protein, which translates to MIQEPGMGTAQRSGELDWLLDDLALRVAEVRHAVVLSNDGLAVGASGDLRREDAEHLAAIASGFHSLAKGAGRHFGAGGVRQTMVEMDDGFLFVAAAGEGSCLAVLSAVTADIGLVAYEMALLVKRVGEHLYSAPRSAAHPPAAG; encoded by the coding sequence ATGATCCAGGAACCGGGCATGGGGACCGCCCAACGGTCCGGCGAACTCGACTGGCTGCTGGACGACTTGGCGCTGCGCGTCGCCGAAGTGCGGCATGCCGTCGTGCTGTCCAACGACGGGCTCGCGGTCGGCGCCTCCGGTGACCTCAGGCGCGAGGACGCGGAGCATCTCGCCGCGATCGCCTCCGGTTTCCACAGCCTGGCCAAGGGTGCAGGCCGTCACTTCGGTGCCGGTGGCGTGCGCCAGACCATGGTGGAGATGGACGACGGCTTCCTGTTCGTGGCGGCCGCCGGAGAAGGCTCCTGCCTGGCCGTCCTGAGCGCCGTGACGGCCGACATCGGCCTGGTCGCCTATGAGATGGCGCTCCTGGTCAAACGGGTGGGGGAGCACCTCTACTCGGCGCCCCGCTCCGCCGCTCACCCGCCCGCGGCCGGGTGA
- a CDS encoding DUF742 domain-containing protein: protein MAEDRTGPPEQAGSQWYDNEAGPLVRPYAMTGGRTKSGPTGVRFDLIALVSLDTGAPDVRDDTGLGPEHRVLVELCRTETQSVAELAADADLPVGVVRVLLGDLLELGCVKVSRPVPPAQLPDERILREVIEGLRAL, encoded by the coding sequence ATGGCCGAGGACCGGACAGGCCCTCCTGAACAGGCGGGCAGCCAGTGGTACGACAACGAGGCCGGGCCGCTCGTCCGCCCCTACGCGATGACGGGTGGTCGCACCAAGTCCGGCCCGACCGGGGTGCGCTTCGACCTGATCGCGCTCGTCTCACTCGACACGGGGGCACCAGACGTCCGCGACGACACGGGACTCGGGCCGGAGCACAGAGTCCTCGTCGAACTCTGCCGGACCGAGACCCAGTCGGTCGCCGAACTGGCCGCGGACGCCGACCTGCCCGTGGGCGTGGTGCGCGTGCTCCTCGGCGACCTTCTGGAACTCGGCTGCGTCAAGGTCAGCCGCCCGGTGCCGCCCGCGCAACTTCCGGACGAGCGCATCCTGCGCGAGGTCATCGAAGGACTGAGAGCCCTGTAG
- a CDS encoding GTP-binding protein, which yields MVSEHSDATSGETALALKILVAGGFGVGKTTLVGAVSEIRPLRTEELLSEAGQSVDDTDGVDQKVTTTVAMDFGRITIRSGLSLYLFGTPGQDRFWFLWDELSQGALGAVVLADTRRLEDCFPAVDYFEHRHIPFVVAVNCFTGSRTYGAHDVSRALDLDKGTPVVLCDARDRDSGKEVLIRLVEYAGRMHTARLLDSVG from the coding sequence ATGGTCTCCGAACACTCCGACGCCACGAGCGGTGAGACGGCCCTGGCGTTGAAGATTCTCGTCGCCGGCGGATTCGGCGTGGGCAAGACCACCCTGGTGGGCGCGGTCAGTGAGATCAGGCCGCTGCGCACCGAGGAACTGCTGAGCGAGGCGGGCCAGTCGGTGGACGACACCGACGGGGTGGACCAGAAGGTCACCACGACCGTCGCCATGGACTTCGGCCGCATCACCATCAGGTCGGGCCTGTCGCTCTACCTCTTCGGCACACCGGGCCAGGACCGATTCTGGTTCCTGTGGGACGAGCTGTCGCAAGGTGCCCTCGGGGCCGTCGTCCTCGCCGACACCCGGCGACTGGAGGACTGCTTCCCCGCGGTGGACTACTTCGAGCACCGGCACATCCCCTTCGTGGTGGCCGTCAACTGCTTCACGGGCTCGCGGACGTACGGCGCCCACGACGTGTCACGCGCCCTCGACCTCGACAAGGGAACGCCCGTGGTGCTCTGCGACGCCCGTGACCGCGACTCCGGGAAGGAGGTGCTGATACGCCTCGTCGAGTACGCCGGGCGGATGCACACCGCCCGGCTGCTCGACTCGGTCGGCTGA
- a CDS encoding PPOX class F420-dependent oxidoreductase translates to MAHKMTDEEWRAFVSNGTRTGKLSTVRADGSPHVAPIWFLLDGDDLVFNTAKTTVKGRNLARDGRVAVCVDDDRPPFAYVVLQGRARISEDLDELRLWAGRIGGRYMGEERAEEFGARNGVPGELLVRVRIEKVLAEGGVAN, encoded by the coding sequence ATGGCACACAAGATGACCGATGAGGAATGGCGGGCCTTCGTCTCGAACGGCACCCGCACAGGCAAGCTGTCGACCGTCCGGGCCGATGGGAGCCCGCATGTGGCACCGATCTGGTTTCTGCTCGACGGGGACGACCTGGTCTTCAACACGGCGAAGACCACCGTCAAGGGACGGAATCTGGCGCGCGACGGCCGGGTCGCCGTGTGCGTGGACGACGACCGGCCGCCCTTCGCGTACGTCGTCCTGCAGGGGCGCGCCCGGATCTCGGAGGACCTCGACGAACTCCGGCTGTGGGCGGGGCGGATCGGAGGCCGCTACATGGGCGAGGAGCGGGCCGAGGAGTTCGGCGCCCGCAACGGCGTGCCCGGCGAACTCCTCGTACGTGTGAGGATCGAGAAGGTCCTCGCGGAAGGCGGCGTCGCGAACTGA
- a CDS encoding roadblock/LC7 domain-containing protein codes for MAENQGLGWLLDDLTQRVEHVRHALVLSNDGLVTGASTGLRREDAEHLAAVSSGLHSLAKGSGRHFGAGRVRQTMIEFDDAVLFVTAAGTGSCLCVLSAAEADIGQVAYEMTLLVNRVGEHLHVDARQPEHSPSIDL; via the coding sequence ATGGCTGAGAACCAGGGACTTGGCTGGCTGCTGGACGACCTGACCCAGCGTGTGGAGCACGTACGACACGCGCTGGTGCTGTCGAACGACGGCCTGGTGACCGGGGCGAGCACGGGGCTCAGGCGAGAGGACGCCGAGCATCTCGCCGCCGTCTCCTCGGGCCTGCACAGCCTCGCCAAGGGGTCGGGCCGGCACTTCGGCGCGGGCCGGGTACGCCAGACGATGATCGAGTTCGACGACGCGGTGCTCTTCGTCACGGCGGCCGGAACCGGCAGCTGTCTGTGCGTGCTCAGCGCGGCGGAGGCCGACATCGGCCAGGTCGCGTACGAGATGACGCTGCTCGTCAACCGCGTCGGCGAACACCTCCACGTCGATGCCCGCCAGCCGGAACACTCACCCTCGATCGATCTCTGA
- a CDS encoding tyrosine-type recombinase/integrase, with the protein MAGYIEDRWFKKDASGKRTIRTDRYGQGKRYKVAGIPGVRARSFPDKQKGAADDWLATAQAESLKGEYVDPRDGNMLLREYAEKHWWPARTGDPATLETVSRRLRNQILPYLGSLTLRQIKVETLRKWLKDLEGVISPGTAVVVWGYLTNILDCAVDDERIRKNPCRAQTIKAPTKPPNKARAWTRERVAAVQAELPPHYQILVDIGSGAGLRQGEVLGLAEDDVDLEAGVIRVQRQVRSVGSKMVFSLPKGNKTRIVPMPDHLAAHIREHLAAYPAKPVTLPWKDPRPPKTKVEAKERAPQTHRLLVTNRNGSAVRANMWNEHYWKRALAAVGIIPEPEKVKRKTGRGNRLVYVAAHDLGFHCLRHTFASVQLDARENPVAVSKWLGHADASITLKVYGHFLPEADGRGRQAMDAWFASDSASSSHSPSAPPEHDHDAGEAVSLPSETPSDSDARLPDSASDLHEDAA; encoded by the coding sequence ATGGCGGGCTACATCGAAGACCGCTGGTTCAAGAAGGACGCCAGCGGCAAGCGAACCATCCGTACCGACCGCTACGGCCAGGGCAAGCGCTACAAAGTCGCGGGAATCCCGGGCGTGCGCGCGCGATCGTTCCCCGACAAGCAGAAGGGCGCTGCGGACGACTGGCTCGCCACCGCCCAGGCGGAGAGCCTCAAGGGCGAATACGTCGACCCGCGCGACGGCAACATGCTCCTGCGCGAGTACGCCGAGAAGCACTGGTGGCCGGCCCGGACCGGAGACCCGGCGACGCTCGAAACCGTCAGTCGCCGCCTCCGCAACCAGATCCTCCCCTATCTCGGCAGTCTGACGCTGCGGCAGATCAAGGTCGAGACCCTGCGGAAGTGGCTCAAGGATCTCGAAGGCGTCATATCCCCCGGCACGGCCGTGGTCGTCTGGGGTTACCTCACCAACATCCTCGACTGCGCTGTCGATGACGAGCGCATCCGCAAGAACCCCTGTCGGGCTCAGACCATCAAGGCGCCCACCAAGCCGCCGAACAAGGCGCGCGCCTGGACGCGCGAGCGAGTCGCCGCCGTACAGGCGGAGTTGCCGCCCCACTATCAGATCCTCGTGGACATCGGCTCCGGCGCCGGCCTACGCCAAGGGGAGGTCCTCGGCCTCGCCGAGGATGACGTCGACCTGGAAGCCGGCGTCATCCGGGTGCAGCGGCAGGTCCGCAGCGTCGGGAGCAAGATGGTGTTCTCGCTACCCAAGGGGAACAAGACCCGCATCGTGCCGATGCCCGACCATCTTGCGGCGCACATCAGAGAGCATCTGGCCGCCTATCCGGCGAAGCCCGTAACGCTGCCGTGGAAGGATCCGCGGCCACCGAAGACCAAGGTCGAGGCGAAGGAGCGCGCGCCGCAGACGCACCGGCTGCTGGTGACCAACCGCAACGGCTCCGCGGTGCGCGCGAACATGTGGAACGAGCACTACTGGAAGCGGGCGCTCGCCGCGGTGGGGATCATCCCCGAGCCGGAGAAGGTGAAGCGGAAGACTGGCCGCGGGAACCGCCTCGTCTACGTAGCCGCGCACGATCTCGGCTTCCACTGTCTGCGGCACACGTTCGCGAGCGTACAGCTGGACGCGCGGGAGAATCCCGTGGCAGTCTCGAAGTGGCTGGGCCACGCGGACGCCTCGATCACGCTGAAGGTGTACGGGCACTTCCTGCCCGAAGCGGACGGCCGGGGCCGGCAGGCGATGGACGCCTGGTTCGCCAGTGACTCCGCTTCCTCGTCTCACTCCCCCAGCGCTCCCCCCGAGCACGATCACGATGCGGGGGAGGCGGTTTCACTCCCCAGCGAGACACCCTCCGACAGCGACGCGCGGCTCCCCGATTCGGCATCTGACCTGCACGAAGATGCTGCGTGA
- a CDS encoding DUF6197 family protein, translating to MSTQTLTEVSEPTAADVAAVLDLAADHIETVGYCKRYLYSVRQASGGMALDRCQVDVIGAINVAVHGTPRHVGGDPLTRLAEQAVEARIEAPSVATWCDYPGNGKDAALELLRDTADALREVAA from the coding sequence GTGAGTACACAGACCCTGACCGAGGTATCCGAGCCCACCGCCGCCGATGTGGCCGCAGTCCTCGACCTGGCGGCCGACCACATCGAGACGGTCGGCTACTGCAAGAGGTACTTGTACAGCGTCCGTCAGGCCAGTGGCGGGATGGCGCTCGACAGGTGCCAGGTCGACGTCATCGGCGCGATCAACGTCGCTGTTCACGGCACCCCGCGGCACGTCGGCGGCGACCCGCTCACCCGGCTTGCCGAGCAGGCGGTGGAGGCCCGCATCGAGGCTCCGTCGGTGGCGACCTGGTGCGACTACCCGGGTAACGGCAAAGACGCGGCCCTCGAACTGCTGCGGGATACCGCGGACGCACTTCGCGAGGTGGCGGCGTGA
- a CDS encoding PD-(D/E)XK nuclease-like domain-containing protein produces the protein MTAAVEVEAPKIVDGLSAEKYHADKTSVSSSGLRALLAPGCPAQFKYDRDHPQAPKREFDLGNAVHTAVLGEGHDIVEIVGFTDYKKADARALRDDAYAADKVPLLPKEKVQVDAMAKAVREHRDAGPLLAPGVGRPERSIYWTDPATGVRCRVRPDWLIVRPEITAIVDFKTTTDANPEACSKAIESYSYHQQGALYIDGVQAAGLAPEGARFFFVFQSKKAPYLITVRELKDQDQDIGRARNERALRIYADCVANDDWPDWTGPVDTIPQLGMPSWPTLRQAEEYLS, from the coding sequence GTGACCGCCGCGGTGGAGGTCGAAGCCCCGAAGATCGTCGACGGCCTGTCCGCCGAGAAGTACCACGCAGACAAGACGTCGGTCTCCTCGTCAGGCCTGCGAGCACTCCTCGCCCCGGGCTGCCCTGCCCAGTTCAAGTACGACCGCGATCACCCGCAGGCGCCGAAGCGCGAGTTCGATCTCGGCAACGCCGTCCACACGGCGGTGCTGGGGGAGGGCCACGACATCGTCGAGATCGTCGGCTTCACCGACTACAAGAAGGCCGACGCCCGCGCCCTGCGAGACGACGCCTACGCCGCCGACAAGGTGCCGCTCCTGCCGAAGGAAAAGGTCCAGGTCGACGCGATGGCGAAGGCGGTCCGCGAACACCGGGACGCTGGTCCGTTGTTGGCGCCCGGCGTGGGCCGCCCGGAGCGGTCGATCTACTGGACCGACCCGGCCACCGGTGTCCGCTGTCGGGTCCGGCCGGACTGGCTGATCGTCCGGCCGGAGATCACGGCCATCGTCGACTTCAAGACCACGACCGACGCCAACCCTGAAGCGTGCAGCAAGGCCATCGAGTCGTACAGCTACCACCAACAAGGCGCCCTGTACATCGACGGTGTCCAGGCTGCCGGGCTCGCCCCCGAGGGCGCCCGATTCTTCTTCGTCTTCCAGTCCAAGAAGGCCCCCTACCTGATCACGGTCCGCGAACTGAAGGACCAAGACCAGGACATCGGCCGGGCCCGCAACGAACGCGCACTCCGCATCTACGCGGACTGCGTCGCCAACGACGACTGGCCCGACTGGACGGGCCCCGTCGACACCATCCCCCAGCTCGGAATGCCGAGCTGGCCCACCCTCCGACAGGCCGAGGAGTACTTGTCTTGA
- a CDS encoding BRO-N domain-containing protein produces MNIERFTNGEFGIELIPAGDSFRVAAPGLARGLGHRDAFNMLASMPENETGSCLVSTPGGDQQVRYVTEPGLYRCIGQRQGGRVKNPETRAQVERFQHWIFHEVLPALRKHGRYEIGGGQVHDSLPTTLTWDRAAAIGRAHHGLGMNVRDFRRMLVAGGILKANKDPRAAYEDLFWPTDTRWEIHSHALQYLVGAALVTARRLQEQARNVQTLIELDSIGREFPGGGVR; encoded by the coding sequence ATGAACATCGAACGCTTCACCAACGGTGAGTTCGGGATTGAACTCATCCCCGCGGGAGACAGCTTCCGAGTCGCCGCGCCCGGACTCGCACGAGGGCTCGGCCATCGGGACGCCTTCAACATGCTCGCGTCGATGCCAGAGAACGAGACAGGGTCCTGTCTAGTCAGTACCCCTGGCGGTGACCAGCAGGTTCGCTACGTCACCGAGCCGGGTCTGTACCGCTGCATCGGCCAGCGCCAAGGCGGTCGCGTCAAGAACCCGGAGACCCGTGCCCAAGTTGAGCGTTTCCAGCACTGGATCTTCCACGAGGTGCTCCCCGCCCTCCGCAAGCACGGTCGGTACGAGATCGGCGGCGGCCAGGTTCACGACTCCCTGCCGACGACTCTGACGTGGGACCGTGCCGCCGCGATCGGCCGCGCCCACCACGGGCTCGGTATGAACGTTCGCGACTTCCGCCGCATGCTCGTCGCCGGCGGAATCCTCAAGGCGAACAAGGACCCACGCGCCGCCTACGAGGACCTGTTCTGGCCCACAGACACGCGCTGGGAGATCCACTCCCACGCCTTGCAGTACCTCGTTGGCGCTGCCCTCGTGACCGCACGCCGCTTGCAGGAGCAGGCCCGCAACGTGCAGACCCTCATTGAGCTGGACAGCATCGGCCGCGAGTTCCCCGGGGGTGGGGTTCGGTGA
- a CDS encoding DNA cytosine methyltransferase: MSYRHDDDAPTVMDWFCGAGGSSQGVHAVPGVRVTRAANHWLRAIESHAANFPDTDHYQGDIRKAPVWDWPVTDIFWASPECTNWSVAKGKRRDFDTAMQGDLFSLLEEQEEEPTAEEESRALMEEVPLYLRGVQERGGLVKAGIVENVVDVRAWDQWDRWIGEIKKLGYETRVIALNSMHADPRTVHKAPQSRDRLYVAYWHKSLGRTPDWEKWLRPRAWCTGCDMWVQAVQRFKQPGRDMGRYRQQYVYRCPNTSCRNQIVEPETLPAAVAIDWGIPGQRIGDRARPLADKTLARIQAGLDKFARPITLEAAGNTFERRPGVRTWPVDAPLTTQTTTPTKAVAYEPFMVPAGETWRDDPSSVLDPMACRTTRENDGLAVPPLLIPVEGRDGKEPASAHAPLRTQTARNETGLAWLPFMVTMRGGGDQLRGRSIGEPVGTVSANGNHHGLVMPDAAFVMRNNGSRSGPGGEHCTPANEYLRTMTTAGHQSLVTWEHLLVPYYGNGTAKTVREPVGTLSTRDRYALVQGDVAIEDVLFRMLEPHEIGRAMSFADEYIVLGSKRERVRQYGNAVTPNCAEVIVCALVEAITGDDIDRHADISELGVAA; the protein is encoded by the coding sequence ATGAGCTACCGACACGACGACGATGCGCCCACCGTCATGGACTGGTTCTGTGGCGCCGGCGGCAGTTCGCAGGGTGTCCATGCCGTCCCCGGTGTGCGCGTCACCCGGGCTGCGAACCACTGGCTGCGGGCCATCGAATCGCATGCCGCGAACTTCCCCGACACCGACCACTACCAGGGCGACATCCGCAAAGCACCCGTCTGGGACTGGCCCGTCACCGACATTTTCTGGGCCTCCCCGGAATGCACCAACTGGTCAGTGGCCAAGGGCAAGCGGCGCGACTTCGACACCGCCATGCAAGGCGACCTGTTCTCCCTCCTCGAAGAGCAAGAGGAGGAGCCGACCGCGGAGGAAGAATCCCGCGCCCTCATGGAAGAAGTCCCGCTGTACCTCCGCGGAGTGCAGGAGCGCGGCGGACTCGTGAAGGCGGGGATCGTCGAGAACGTCGTCGACGTCCGGGCCTGGGACCAGTGGGACCGGTGGATCGGCGAGATCAAGAAGCTCGGCTACGAGACGCGCGTCATCGCCCTCAACTCAATGCACGCCGACCCGCGCACCGTGCACAAGGCGCCCCAGAGCAGGGACCGCCTGTACGTCGCCTACTGGCACAAGTCCCTCGGCCGGACCCCGGACTGGGAGAAGTGGCTTCGGCCGCGCGCATGGTGCACCGGCTGCGACATGTGGGTGCAGGCCGTGCAGCGGTTCAAGCAGCCGGGCCGGGACATGGGCCGGTACCGCCAGCAGTACGTGTACCGCTGCCCGAACACCTCCTGCCGCAACCAGATCGTTGAGCCGGAAACGCTGCCCGCTGCGGTCGCCATCGACTGGGGGATCCCCGGCCAGCGCATCGGCGACCGCGCCCGGCCGCTTGCCGACAAGACCCTCGCCCGCATCCAGGCCGGCCTCGACAAGTTCGCCCGCCCCATCACCCTTGAAGCCGCGGGCAACACGTTCGAGCGGCGCCCCGGTGTCCGCACCTGGCCGGTGGATGCACCGCTCACCACGCAGACGACGACGCCGACCAAGGCGGTCGCCTACGAGCCGTTCATGGTTCCGGCCGGAGAGACCTGGCGCGACGACCCGTCCAGCGTCCTCGACCCGATGGCGTGCCGCACCACGCGGGAGAACGACGGCCTCGCCGTACCGCCGCTGCTCATCCCGGTCGAGGGACGCGACGGCAAGGAACCGGCCTCCGCTCACGCGCCGCTGCGCACCCAGACGGCCCGCAACGAGACCGGCCTCGCGTGGTTGCCGTTCATGGTGACCATGCGCGGCGGGGGTGACCAGCTGCGCGGCCGGTCCATCGGCGAGCCGGTCGGCACTGTGTCGGCGAACGGCAACCATCACGGCCTGGTGATGCCGGACGCGGCGTTCGTGATGCGCAACAACGGCAGCCGCTCCGGCCCGGGTGGCGAGCACTGCACCCCGGCCAACGAGTACCTGCGCACTATGACGACGGCCGGCCACCAGTCGCTCGTCACGTGGGAGCACCTGCTGGTGCCGTACTACGGGAACGGCACGGCCAAGACGGTCCGCGAGCCGGTGGGGACGCTGTCGACCCGGGACCGGTACGCGCTGGTGCAGGGCGACGTGGCCATCGAGGACGTCCTGTTCCGGATGCTGGAGCCGCACGAGATCGGCCGGGCGATGAGCTTCGCCGACGAGTACATCGTCCTCGGCTCCAAGCGCGAACGGGTTCGCCAGTACGGCAACGCCGTCACCCCGAACTGCGCCGAAGTCATCGTCTGCGCCCTCGTCGAAGCCATCACCGGCGACGACATCGACCGGCACGCCGACATCTCGGAGCTGGGGGTAGCGGCGTGA
- a CDS encoding helix-turn-helix domain-containing protein produces the protein MSNEAVDWAMDLAPMPRTEKGKPDTTARHVLQVLAEHASPAGTNAHPSVLRIQYRSGYDRVTVQRALRRLEKSGLIAKDGTTEGRTRYKLSMHLRRPATDWSDLEREEDEFRAAAAERKRRSRSKGVTHAESVTVTDAEGVTVTHAESVTDECHALKVRSSRTERSPNHQQPSDKQLLEDSSLVVAADEPAKPVAAVQTKSGDEETEHHLRAFGAFMSNYPKKRDREEAKKAWIAAIERGVDPKHMVDAAQAYARERFGQDPKFTKLPANWLNKGCYDDEPDPQPSGRPSLRAVGDSGPRRNPEDPSDYHQDW, from the coding sequence GTGAGTAACGAGGCAGTGGACTGGGCCATGGATCTTGCACCCATGCCGCGCACCGAGAAAGGCAAGCCGGACACCACAGCCCGGCACGTCCTTCAGGTGCTGGCCGAGCATGCGAGTCCTGCCGGCACCAACGCCCACCCGTCCGTACTCCGGATCCAGTACCGCAGCGGCTACGACCGCGTCACCGTCCAGCGCGCCCTGCGCCGGCTGGAGAAGTCCGGACTGATCGCGAAGGACGGAACGACGGAGGGGCGCACTCGCTACAAGCTCTCGATGCACCTTCGTCGTCCGGCCACGGATTGGAGCGACCTCGAAAGGGAGGAGGACGAGTTCCGGGCGGCGGCTGCGGAGCGCAAGCGCCGGTCTCGTTCGAAGGGTGTCACGCACGCAGAGTCCGTGACGGTCACGGACGCAGAAGGTGTGACGGTCACGCACGCAGAGTCCGTGACCGACGAATGTCACGCACTTAAAGTCCGTTCGTCACGCACGGAACGCAGCCCTAACCACCAACAACCGTCAGACAAACAACTACTAGAAGACTCTTCTCTCGTAGTTGCTGCGGATGAGCCCGCAAAGCCCGTTGCTGCGGTCCAGACCAAGAGCGGCGACGAGGAGACCGAGCACCACCTCCGGGCATTCGGCGCGTTCATGTCGAACTACCCGAAGAAGCGCGACCGCGAGGAAGCCAAGAAGGCGTGGATCGCGGCCATCGAGCGCGGCGTGGATCCCAAGCACATGGTCGACGCGGCTCAGGCCTACGCCCGTGAGCGCTTCGGCCAGGACCCGAAGTTCACGAAGCTCCCGGCGAACTGGCTCAACAAGGGCTGCTACGACGACGAGCCCGACCCCCAGCCGAGTGGCCGCCCCTCGCTGCGCGCTGTCGGCGACTCCGGCCCGCGCCGCAACCCCGAAGACCCTTCCGACTACCACCAGGACTGGTGA
- a CDS encoding ATP-binding protein codes for MQWIPPFDLKRYHLEPLLAARGIDPGWLADNSLDTYSPPNIARYSITKAADVIPFRYQAAIVDQPDVLAWCKELADRAFATQKANRSAIATISRGRSLLLLGLTGTGKTHQAYASIRELAITGAAATWAVTTAADLYAALRPRHGIDSEAEFRRYRDASILLVDDLGAERKPTEFTEEINFRLINWRYEHQLPTLITSNLLPKEISARLGDRVTSRLIEMCQRIVIEGPDRRRGEAA; via the coding sequence ATGCAGTGGATTCCGCCGTTCGACTTGAAGCGCTACCACCTTGAGCCGTTGCTCGCCGCCCGCGGCATCGACCCCGGCTGGCTCGCCGACAACAGCCTCGACACCTACAGCCCGCCCAACATCGCCCGCTACTCGATCACCAAGGCCGCCGACGTCATCCCGTTCCGCTACCAGGCCGCCATCGTCGACCAGCCCGACGTCCTCGCCTGGTGCAAGGAACTCGCCGACCGGGCCTTCGCCACACAGAAGGCCAACCGGTCCGCCATCGCCACCATCAGCCGCGGCCGTTCCCTGCTGCTGCTCGGCCTCACCGGCACCGGCAAGACCCACCAGGCCTACGCCTCGATCCGCGAGCTCGCCATCACCGGCGCCGCCGCCACGTGGGCGGTCACCACCGCCGCCGACCTGTACGCCGCTCTCCGGCCCCGCCACGGCATCGACTCGGAAGCCGAGTTCCGCCGCTACCGGGACGCCTCGATCCTCCTCGTCGACGACCTCGGGGCGGAGCGGAAGCCCACCGAGTTCACCGAGGAGATCAACTTCCGGCTCATCAACTGGCGGTACGAACACCAGCTGCCCACCCTGATCACCTCCAACCTGCTGCCGAAGGAAATCAGCGCCCGCCTTGGCGACCGCGTCACCAGCCGGCTCATCGAAATGTGCCAGCGCATCGTCATCGAGGGCCCGGACCGCCGCCGGGGTGAGGCCGCGTGA
- a CDS encoding replicative DNA helicase translates to MTTEPHIDSPDWDVWREARPDANDVLGPRMPCDIEAERAIAASVMERPEVVDELAAEGFDPADITTEQFRWVWFAVEELRTRFKDGEIRWVPVARQLETWHADGRMPARPLSEIQLADLYSWSQPGAAAWYAERVAKKAIAARIVALGHDATGRGNSAAFDPDTDVAALQDALDGVAKPDTARQAKHVRELIGAALDRCITPPTNEQRIPTGFIDLDALLCGGWAPGQMVVIGARPAMGKSTIASGFARAAAVKNGIPTLFHTLEMSEDEITNGLLCAQARVALHHLKQGAVDDAGVIRAAEAGPKIAAAPLYIDDVSHLTLPGLRAKVRHHVRADGLRLVIVDYLQLMTAPKAENRQNEVSKLSRGIKLLAREFGITVIILAQLNRGPEQRQDKRPMKSDLRESGSIEQDADIVILLHREDAYERESPRAGEADLIVDKHRGGQIGNVTVAAQLHYASFVDMAAT, encoded by the coding sequence GTGACCACCGAGCCCCACATCGACAGCCCCGACTGGGACGTCTGGAGGGAAGCCCGCCCCGACGCGAACGACGTCCTCGGCCCCCGCATGCCCTGCGACATCGAAGCCGAGCGCGCCATCGCCGCGTCCGTCATGGAACGCCCCGAAGTCGTCGACGAACTCGCCGCCGAAGGCTTCGATCCCGCCGACATCACCACCGAACAGTTTCGGTGGGTGTGGTTCGCCGTTGAAGAACTCCGCACGCGCTTCAAGGACGGCGAGATCCGCTGGGTGCCCGTCGCCCGCCAGCTTGAGACCTGGCATGCCGACGGCCGCATGCCGGCCCGGCCCCTCAGCGAGATTCAGCTCGCTGATCTCTACAGCTGGTCGCAACCTGGCGCCGCCGCCTGGTACGCCGAACGCGTCGCCAAGAAGGCCATCGCCGCCCGCATCGTCGCCCTCGGCCACGACGCCACCGGCCGCGGCAACAGCGCCGCCTTCGACCCCGACACCGACGTCGCAGCCCTCCAAGACGCCCTCGACGGCGTCGCCAAGCCCGACACCGCCCGCCAGGCCAAGCACGTCCGCGAACTCATCGGCGCCGCACTCGACCGCTGCATCACCCCGCCCACCAACGAACAGCGCATCCCCACCGGCTTCATCGACCTCGACGCGCTGCTCTGCGGCGGCTGGGCGCCCGGCCAGATGGTCGTCATCGGAGCCCGGCCCGCCATGGGCAAGTCCACCATCGCCTCAGGATTCGCGCGGGCCGCGGCCGTCAAGAACGGCATCCCGACCTTGTTCCACACGCTTGAGATGAGCGAAGACGAGATCACCAACGGGCTGCTGTGTGCTCAAGCCCGGGTCGCCCTGCACCACCTCAAGCAGGGCGCCGTCGACGACGCCGGTGTCATCCGAGCCGCAGAAGCCGGACCGAAGATCGCCGCCGCGCCGCTCTACATCGACGACGTCTCGCACCTCACCCTGCCCGGACTGCGCGCCAAGGTCCGCCATCACGTCCGCGCCGACGGACTCCGCCTCGTCATCGTCGATTACCTGCAGTTGATGACCGCCCCGAAGGCGGAGAACCGGCAGAACGAAGTCTCCAAGTTGAGCCGCGGCATCAAGCTCCTGGCCCGCGAGTTCGGCATCACCGTGATCATCCTCGCTCAGCTCAACCGCGGGCCGGAACAGCGGCAGGACAAGCGGCCCATGAAGTCCGACCTGCGCGAGTCCGGATCCATCGAGCAGGACGCCGACATCGTGATCCTGCTCCACCGCGAGGACGCCTATGAGCGGGAAAGCCCCCGAGCCGGCGAAGCCGACCTGATCGTCGACAAGCACCGCGGCGGCCAGATCGGCAACGTCACCGTCGCCGCGCAACTCCACTACGCATCTTTCGTCGACATGGCGGCTACGTGA